One window of the Babesia microti strain RI chromosome IV, complete genome genome contains the following:
- a CDS encoding Uncharacterized protein MJ1628 (overlaps_old_locusTagID:BBM_III06175) → MWLGLALLFTKVYTFNPFSSSRSSQSLNTLSDYIASRKNPHIPPEQIKFPSTKLGIKAMQRWGRRYENELKHRNDNYSGHLQTSQPEPETIESMMEEDVVDWPKPVFRKANLSLWFKNKQGSPYSAYKNLHGTWEVGQYQYSFDRIQSDPFAPPSNLRIRLPQDIAQFPPEFYSTRIHNIALCDYIARKAFEILDPAHKIHIVKPTQLVLERSSVVINNNFVELRLFANLPSHGRRISGKHASVVYCQTLPKVLNKILKFEHHNYNDIKTHVACIQDQEFLRGKLDDLGLVAFVKDGSILPRISGSSDEPLIADTLPFVSPESLRVEIDLPNAGKIIGMGLKKGVTIIVGGGYHGKTTLLEALQMGVYNKVPGDGREYTVISPKAVKIRSQDGRPVTRCNMSIFIDNLPNGKVGSDFSTKDASGSTSQAASIMESIELGADTLLLDEDISASNLLYRDDIMEKLVTSEPITQYINTIRPFYENLGVSTILISGSCGRFLQKAHTIIQMENYKPIDLTSKVKNSLLDSIIPVKDVELSQPTSQRTISPESFIRCRKIRHVGKDIITHNEDINLIDLEQLCEWTQTNTITNIIINLEQYYKRELNRLKDLLENIYKVLEGDTKALDLETGLCGLDKFTGFKTFPVGDMTMPRLFEVGAAINRMRSLVVSKIDNNEVN, encoded by the exons ATACGAAAATGAACTCAAACATCGCAATGACAACTACTCTGGCCATTTGCAAACGTCGCAGCCAGAACCTGAAACAATAGAATCCATGATGGAAGAGGATGTTGTTGATTGGCCAAAGCCAGTGTTTAGAAAGGCAAATTTATCCCTTTGGTTTAAGAATAAACAG G gatCGCCGTACAGTGCTTATAAGAACCTACATGGCACATGGGAAGTAGGTCAATACCAATACTCCTTTGATAG AATCCAATCAGATCCTTTCGCCCCTCCTTCAAATCTACGAATAAGACTACCACAGGATATAGCCCAATTTCCTCCAGAATTTTACAGTACAAGAATACATAATATTGCATTATGTGACTACATAGCTAGGAAAGcttttgaaattttggatcCAGCACACAAAATACACATAGTAAAGCCTACCCAATTGGTACTAGAAAGGTCAAGTGTCGTgattaataacaattttgttgaatTGAGACtatttgccaatttgcCG tcGCATGGTAGGAGAATATCTGGAAAACATGCTTCTGTCGTGTATTGCCAAACTTTGCCTAAGGTATTGAACAAAATCCTCAAATTCGAACACCACAACTACAATGATATCAAGACACACGTGGCGTGCATTCAGGATCAAGAGTTCCTTAGAGGcaaattggatgatttgGGGCTTGTTGCGTTTGTGAAAGATGGTTCAATTCTTCCTCGGATCTCTGGTTCATCAGACGAGCCACTCATAGCAGATACGTTACCATTTGTGTCCCCAGAATCGCTACGAGTTGAGATAGATTTACCAAATGCCGGAAAAA TAATAGGGATGGGGTTAAAAAAGGGTGTAACTATTATAGTAGGTGGTGGTTATCATGGGAAAACCACCCTTTTAGAGGCGTTGCAAATGGGAGTTTACAACAAGGTTCCTGGAGATGGCAGAGAATACACAGTAATAAGTCCCAAAGCAGTTAAG ATACGATCTCAAGATGGCAGGCCTGTAACACGGTGCAACATGTCTATATTCATTGATAACTTGCCAAACGGAAAGGTTGGATCTGATTTTTCCACAAAAGATGCATCTGGTTCTACTTCCCAAGCCGCTTCTATAATGGAATCCATCGAACTAGGTGCTGATACCCTACTTTTGGATGAAGATATTTCTGCGTCTAATTTGCTATACCGCGATGATATAATGGAAAAATTAGTCA CTTCTGAGCCAATAacacaatatattaacaCAATAAGACCTTTTTATGAGAATTTGGGGGTGTCAACTATACTAATTTCTGGGTCTTGTGGACGATTTCTGCAAAAGGCACACACCATAATTCAGATGGAAAACTATAAGCCCATAGATCTTACATCCAAAGTTAAAAATTCACTATTAGATAGTATAATTCCAGTGAAAGATGTAGAGTTGTCACAGCCAACATCACAGAGGACAATATCTCCTG AATCATTCATTCGCTGTAGAAAGATTAGACACGTTGGGAAGGATATAATTACTCACAACGAAGATATAAACCTTATTGATTTGGAACAGTTGTGTGAGTGGACCCAAACCAACACCATCACTAACATAATCATCAATCTGGAACAATACTACAAACGAGAACTCAA TAGATTAAAGGATTTGCTTGAAAACATATACAAAGTTCTGGAGGGAGATACCAAGGCTTTAGACCTTGAAACTGGCCTTTGTGGACTCGATAAATTTACTGGTTTCAAAACCTTCCCAGTG GGTGATATGACTATGCCACGATTATTTGAGGTGGGAGCTGCAATAAATCGCATGAGGTCTTTAGTGGTCTCTaaaatagataataatgaagtaaattaa